The Frankiales bacterium genome has a window encoding:
- a CDS encoding serine hydrolase: protein MAPEHIGWSVRHVRELLPTERIRSAREPRRLPERPRPELLELPVDAHDGRRPLLDLLVDHETDAVVVLHEGTVVLDWQAPGVRTDEQHLLFSVTKSVTGLLALALASRGLLDLEARTGDVLPEVAGGAFGSATVRQLLDMQASFRFVEDYSPGPDVAAYRHASGWYPAPAGTPPLRDYLAAREPDGPHGERFRYLSPTVDVLGWVCAEAAGTTWAEAVERYLWQPAGTELGASVTLDREGTPRAAGGMSALPRDVARLGLLLAERRADVVDDALLDDLLRAGSREHWARGDFATMWPGTGAYRSCWYTPGLDADVALGIGIHGQLLYVDVPRQVVVVVVSSWSHPDGEEDHLDNAEAARALAHHLAG from the coding sequence CGGTGCGCCACGTGCGCGAGCTGCTGCCGACCGAGCGCATCCGGTCCGCGCGCGAGCCGCGCCGGCTCCCCGAGCGCCCGCGCCCGGAGCTGCTCGAGCTTCCCGTCGACGCCCACGACGGGCGGCGGCCGCTGCTCGACCTGCTCGTCGACCACGAGACCGACGCCGTGGTGGTGCTGCACGAGGGCACCGTGGTGCTCGACTGGCAGGCGCCGGGCGTGCGCACCGACGAGCAGCACCTGCTCTTCAGCGTCACCAAGTCCGTCACCGGGCTGCTGGCGCTGGCGCTGGCCTCGCGCGGGCTGCTCGACCTCGAGGCGCGCACCGGCGACGTGCTGCCCGAGGTGGCGGGCGGCGCCTTCGGCTCGGCGACGGTGCGTCAGCTGCTCGACATGCAGGCCTCGTTCCGGTTCGTCGAGGACTACTCACCCGGCCCGGACGTCGCCGCCTACCGGCACGCGTCGGGCTGGTACCCCGCGCCGGCCGGCACGCCCCCGCTGCGCGACTACCTCGCCGCCCGCGAGCCCGACGGCCCGCACGGCGAGCGGTTCCGCTACCTCTCGCCGACGGTCGACGTGCTCGGCTGGGTGTGCGCGGAGGCGGCCGGCACCACGTGGGCCGAGGCCGTCGAGCGCTACCTGTGGCAGCCGGCCGGCACCGAGCTCGGCGCGTCGGTCACCCTGGACCGCGAGGGCACGCCGCGCGCGGCCGGCGGCATGAGCGCGCTGCCGCGCGACGTGGCCCGGCTCGGGCTGCTGCTGGCCGAGCGGCGTGCCGACGTGGTCGACGACGCGCTCCTCGACGACCTGCTCCGCGCCGGCAGCCGCGAGCACTGGGCCCGCGGCGACTTCGCCACGATGTGGCCGGGCACGGGGGCGTACCGCTCGTGCTGGTACACCCCGGGCCTCGACGCCGACGTCGCGCTGGGCATCGGCATCCACGGCCAGCTGCTCTACGTCGACGTCCCGCGCCAGGTGGTCGTGGTGGTGGTGTCGTCGTGGTCGCACCCCGACGGCGAGGAGGACCACCTCGACAACGCCGAGGCCGCCCGCGCGCTCGCCCACCACCTCGCGGGCTGA